One region of Glycine max cultivar Williams 82 chromosome 9, Glycine_max_v4.0, whole genome shotgun sequence genomic DNA includes:
- the LOC100803213 gene encoding protein SAR DEFICIENT 1: protein MSAKRFFNDSDQDPENPGGKRMRNTRPSFASVIGEVVMVKNLENLFSAMEPLLKRVVGEEVDQAMRQWSRSFARSPSLRLQAMDQQQPSTLQLCFSKRLSLPIFTGSRILDVDGNPINIVLMDKSNGQGVPTSLSNAIKLEIVVVDGDFPLNDNDEDWTSEEFNRHIVKERNGKRPLLAGELNVIMRDGIAPTGDIEFTDNSSWIRCRKFRVAVRVVPGTNPGGVRIREAMTEAFVVKDHRGELYKKHHPPMLHDEVWRLEKIGKDGAFHRKLSSEGIKTVQDFLKLAVIDALKLRNILGMGMSDKMWEVTIKHAMTCDIGSKMYIYRGPEFTIFLDPVCKLIRADVNGHTFSNRDPMSHLNKAYIDKLVKEAYARWSNLEEIDEVLNDNIALLTQGDQTVEQFANNQPAAASVETTYDQNQYYSDKSGSYVANNNTQMGCCEWSLNQAYSPAPFANGFPFSFSVRQSDGDITASGSSSVDVDGATRHN from the exons ATGTCTGCCAAAAGGTTTTTCAATGATTCTGATCAAGACCCTGAGAATCCTGGCGGAAAACGGATGAGGAATACTAGACCTTCTTTTGCTTC GGTTATAGGAGAAGTGGTTATGGTGAAAAACTTGGAGAACCTTTTCTCAGCCATGGAACCTTTGCTTAAAAGAGTG gttGGAGAAGAAGTTGACCAAGCTATGAGACAATGGTCACGCTCCTTTGCTAGGTCTCCTTCACTGAGGCTCCAAGCAATGGATCAGCAACAACCTTCAACTTTGCAACTATGTTTCAGCAAAAGGCTTTCCCTTCCAATCTTCACAGGTAGCAGAATTCTTGATGTTGATGGGAACCCCATCAACATAGTTCTAATGGACAAAAGCAATGGCCAAGGAGTCCCCACAAGTCTCTCAAATGCCATCAAGCTAGAGATTGTGGTTGTTGATGGAGACTTTCCTCTTAATGACAATGATGAGGATTGGACTAGTGAGGAATTCAATAGGCACATAGTGAAGGAGAGAAATGGGAAGCGACCATTGCTTGCAGGAGAATTGAATGTGATCATGCGTGATGGAATTGCACCAACCGGAGACATTGAGTTCACTGATAATTCCAGCTGGATTCGCTGCCGGAAGTTCCGAGTTGCGGTGAGGGTGGTACCGGGGACTAATCCAGGCGGTGTTCGGATTCGTGAAGCCATGACTGAGGCGTTTGTTGTTAAGGATCACCGTGGAGAAT TGTACAAAAAACACCACCCTCCAATGCTTCATGACGAAGTTTGGCGCCTAGAGAAGATAGGTAAAGATGGAGCTTTCCACAGAAAATTGTCATCAGAGGGGATCAAAACAGTGCAAGACTTTCTCAAACTAGCAGTCATTGATGCTCTTAAGCTAAGAAat ATTTTAGGCATGGGGATGTCAGACAAAATGTGGGAAGTCACTATCAAGCATGCAATGACCTGTGACATCGGGAGCAAGATGTACATTTATCGTGGACCAGAGTTTACTATTTTTCTGGATCCAGTGTGCAAATTAATAAGAGCAGATGTCAATGGGCATACATTTTCCAACAGGGATCCGATGAGCCATTTGAATAAG GCCTATATAGACAAATTGGTGAAAGAAGCATATGCTAGATGGAGTAACTTGGAGGAGATTGACGAAGTTCTGAATGATAACATTGCTTTGTTAACCCAAG GTGATCAAACTGTGGAACAATTTGCAAACAATCAACCTGCAGCTGCCTCAGTAGAAACAACATATGATCAGAATCAGTATTACAGTGACAAATCAGGCAGCTATGTAGCAAACAACAATACACAAATGGGATGCTGCGAGTGGTCACTGAATCAAGCCTATAGCCCAGCACCGTTTGCCAATGGCTTTCCTTTTAGTTTCTCAGTGAGACAATCGGATGGTGACATAACCGCTTCAGGTTCTAGCTCTGTGGATGTTGATGGAGCCACAAGGCATAATTAA
- the LOC100803748 gene encoding glycosyltransferase BC10, whose protein sequence is MKNNNKEQQGKGAASYLKLFSAQLDLLNLFSHALVFGIGLLIGVTLTFFVKNFSLINFPIQKFSFSSNSLMIKPPTSLSPSHPIISNISLLTSNNQTKNESQYLEGLVVSDSRLRHHDKTKPSSSDSSSINRKRVMNFNRVGLREFLKPPMAMHDMSDEELLWRASMVPMVHKLPFKQTTAKVAFMFLTKGPVLLAPLWERFFKGNERLYSIYVHSNPSFNETVPESSVFHGRNIPSQEVRWGENSMIEAERRLLANALLDFSNQRFVLVSESCIPLFNFSTIYTYLMNSTKTFVEAYDLPGEVGRGRYTPHMRPHIRLSQWRKGSQWFQIDRYLALQIISDHQYFPVFKKYCNPSCSCDEHYLPTFVSIKFWKRNSNRTLTWVDWSRGGPHPSRYFRTDVTIEFLNKLRYGSSCEYNGRTTNICHLFARKFTPHALDRLLRFAPKIMQFN, encoded by the exons atgaagaataataataaGGAGCAACAAGGCAAAGGTGCAGCCTCGTATCTGAAACTCTTCAGTGCTCAACTCGACCTTCTCAATCTCTTCTCTCATGCTCTAGTTTTTGGAATTGGTTTACTCATTGGTGTCACACTCACTTTCTTTGTCAAGAACTTCTCCTTAATCAACTTTCCAATCCAAAAATTCTCCTTCTCATCCAATAGCCTCATGATCAAACCACCAACTTCTTTGTCTCCCTCTCATCCAATCATCTCCAACATCTCATTATTAACATCGAACAACCAAACAAAAAACGAATCTCAGTACTTGGAAGGATTAGTGGTATCTGACTCTCGGTTAAGACACCACGACAAAACCAAACCTTCGTCTTCCGATTCGTCGTCGATCAACAGAAAAAGGGTTATGAACTTCAACAGAGTAGGGTTGAGGGAATTCTTGAAGCCCCCCATGGCCATGCATGATATGAGTGATGAAGAGTTGTTGTGGAGAGCCTCCATGGTTCCTATGGTTCATAAACTCCCATTCAAACAAACCACTGCTAAGGTTGCATTTATGTTTTTGACAAAAGGTCCAGTGCTATTGGCTCCTCTGTGGGAAAGATTCTTCAAAGGAAATGAAAGGTTGTATTCTATCTACGTCCACTCCAACCCTTCTTTCAATGAAACAGTGCCTGAAAGTTCTGTGTTTCATGGCCGCAATATCCCCAGCCAG GAGGTAAGGTGGGGTGAGAATAGTATGATAGAGGCAGAAAGACGCCTACTAGCCAATGCACTTCTTGACTTCTCCAACCAACGTTTTGTATTAGTTTCAGAGTCATGCATCCCTTTGTTCAATTTCTCCACCATCTACACTTATCTAATGAACTCAACCAAGACCTTTGTGGAAGCCTATGATCTGCCAGGTGAAGTGGGCCGTGGCAGGTACACGCCCCATATGAGGCCCCATATTAGGCTCTCCCAATGGAGAAAAGGGTCCCAATGGTTCCAAATAGACCGTTATCTTGCCCTTCAAATAATCTCTGACCACCAATATTTCCCAGTGTTCAAGAAGTATTGCAACCCTAGTTGCTCTTGTGATGAGCACTACTTGCCAACATTTGTTAGTATCAAATTTTGGAAGAGGAACTCTAATAGGACCTTGACATGGGTTGATTGGTCAAGGGGTGGACCTCATCCTTCAAGGTATTTCAGAACAGATGTGACTATTGAGTTCTTGAACAAGTTGAGGTATGGAAGTTCGTGTGAGTATAATGGACGTACCACCAATATTTGTCATTTATTTGCAAGGAAGTTCACACCTCATGCTTTGGATAGACTGCTAAGATTTGCTCCAAAGATCATGCAATTCAATTGA